The Spiribacter roseus genome includes the window TCAAAACCCCGTGCCTTACCGCTTGGCTACGCCCCATTTGATGATGCCTGCTGCATTGCGAGCCGATCGAGCAGTGGCGAGTGATTCGCTACCCGCGTCACCCAGACCGTCCCACGATCATCGACGCCCCTGCGCGCCCGCTCGGCGGCGTCGCGATCGTCAAAACAGGCAAAAAGACACCCCCCCGTGCCTGTGAGCCGCGACGGCCCATACTCCGAGAGCGCGTCGATCGCGCTCGCGACCGGCGGATAAAGCCGCCGGACGGTTGCCTCGCAGTCATTGCGCAAGGCCATCGTTTTGAAGGCGGGTATTGTTATACGCTCAGTATGCCGTGTCAATTTGGGATCACCGAACACCGCCGCCGTGCTGACCTCGACCCGCGGGTCCACAACCACCAGCCACGGGCGGTCGGCCTCCACCACCGTCAACCGCTCGCCCACGCCCTCCGCCCAGGCCGCCCGGCCGCGGACAAAGACCGGGACATCGGCCCCCAGCTCCAGACCGATGGCCTCCAGGGCCGTCCCGCTCAGGCCGCATCCCCAGAGCGCGTTGAGGGCGACGAGGGTCGTCGCGGCATCCGAGGACCCCCCTCCCAGGCCAGCGCCGGCGGCGATGCGTTTATCGACATGAATATGCACGCCGGCCCGGCAACCGGTCCGGGCCTGCAGGGCGCGGGCGGCGCGGACCACCAGATCATCCGCCGCCGGCAGCCCGGCAACGCCGCCGTCACGGGTAATCTCCGGGCCGTCAGTCAGCGTAAAGTCGAGCCCATCGCAGGGTTCGATGAACTGAAACAGGGTCTGGAGAGCGTGATAGCCATCCGGCCGCCGGCCGGTGATGTGCAGGAAGCGATTGATCTTGGCCGGCGCCGGCCAGCCCGTTGATCGCTGGCTCATCCCCCCGGCGACCAGTGGCGGACCACCATGCGGACCGACGTCTCCGCCCGGGTCACGGCCACGCGTCCGGGGAGCGAGAAACCGCCCACCGACTCGAAGGCCTCGTAGCTCACCCGCCAGCCGCCCTGACGGATCACGCCCGGGCGCCCCGCGGGATCCAGAGTGACGCGCCCCTCGAGCCATGGCACCGGTTGCCCGGTCACCCAGTAGCGCAGAAAACCCACCGGCAGATCGTAACCAGTGACCGCCCGTACCAGTTCACGCGGGCTCTCGGCACGGTAGCGTCCGCCATCGGCCGTACGCACCGTAACCCCGTCGGCGTCGCCAGTGATGCGCAGGCTTCCGGCACCCAGCGCGCCGCGCAGATCTATCCGGTATGCCGCTTGATCCTGACGCCAGGTCAGCGCCGCGGTCGCCCCCTGTTCACCCAGTTGCAGCGACGTGCGGCCGTTGAGCTGCCACGCGTCCGGGGCGGCCGGCGGCGTCCAGTCGGCCAGCCGCACGCTGTCATCGCTCACCTCGGGGGCTGGCGGCCGAACCGCGCAGCCGGCCAGCAGCACGCCCAGCGTCAACGCCGCCGCCAGACCCGCAAACCGCCGCCACCGGTTCAATTCAAACGCTCCATGGTCTCCTCCAGCACCGGGTGATCACTGTGACCGGACGCGGCCGCCCGCCAGATGGCCCGTGCTTCGTCGCGCCGTCCCAGCACCCAGAGCACCTCTCCCAGATGCGCGGCGATCTCCGGGGCGCCATCGGTCATTTCGTGGGCACGCCGCAGATACTCAAGCGCCGCGGCAGGCCGGCCCTGACGGTATTCCGCCCAACCCATGCTGTCGATGATCGCCGCCGATTCGGGGCGGATCCGGTAGGCCTCTTCGATCAGGGCGGCGCCCTCGTCGATGCGCGGAGTCTGATCCACCAGGGTGTAGCCGAGGGCATTGAGGGCCTCGGCATGGGCCGGATCGTCCCGAATGATGCGGCGCAGATCGGTCTCCGCACCGGCGAGATCATCCGTGGCAATCCGCGCCATGGCACGCGCGTAGCGCAGTTCGGCATCCGCACTCCGCCCCTCGAGCGCACGGTTGTAGACCTCGAGGCTCTCACCGGTCCGGCCGAGCCGGCGCAGCAGCCGGCCCTCCAGCAGCAGACTCCGGCGCGTGGCCGAGCCGGCGCCCGCCCTGAGCCGGCGCAGCGCCGTCAGCGCCAGTTCGTCCGCGCCGCTGCGCAACGCCAGAACAATGGCGGCATTGAGCATCCGCGGCTGTGTCGCGCCCGCCTCGACCAGCTGCCGGAATTCCTCGAGGGCGGCGGCCTCACGCTCGCGCTCGAGCAGGGCCCGGGCGTATTCGAAGCGCAGCGAGGCATTATCCGGCGACGCCTCCAGCAATTCAGCAAAGATCGCGAATGCCGCGTCAGGCCGGTCCAGTGCCAGCAGGGCATCGGCGCGCAGCAGGCGGGCACTGCGCAGATCCGGTTGCCGATCGAGCGCCTGATCGACCGCCTCAAGGGCGATCCGCGGCGCCTCACGAGCGATCGCCACCCGGGCCAGCGCCAGTCGCGCCGCCCGGGATTGCGGCAGGGCGTCGGCAATCGCCGCCATGACCTGCAGGGACTGCGCTGGCAGTGCCCGATCGGACAGGCGCCGGGCCAGCCCATCAAGGGCCACATCACGCTCCCCGGGGTCATCCGGGAGGCTTTCAAGCAACCGGGCCGCGGCCCCCTCGACATCGTCGTTGCGCAGCCTCACAAGCCCCTGCAGGCGCAGGGCGTCACGACTGTCAGGAGCGAGCTCGATCCATCGCGCGGACAGCCGCCGGGCGGCGGCCAGGTCATCGGCAAGCAGTGCCAGCCGCGCGCCCCGCTCCACCGCGTCGGCGTCGCCAAGGCGTCCGCCGACGGCATCGTAGAGCCGGCTGGCGCGCTCCACATCACCCCGCGCGGCGGCGAGCTCGGCGGCCATCACACCGGTCAGGGGCGAGGCTTCAACGGGATCCACCGCCGCCCGGCCGTCGTCCTTCACCGGCGCACAGGCCACCATCAGGGCAACGGCCAGAAAGCCCCCCAACCCCCGCCGCCAGCGGGCCTGTCGCCAATGTCGAGTCGCGAACCTTTTCATCGACCCCGTATCCTACTTGTGTTGAGGCAATGCTGCCCTACAATCTGCCACATTCCAGTCAACCGGATCCCGATGCCAGTCGTCACCCTGGGGCTCAACCACGAATCCGCACCGCTCGCCGTCCGCGAGCAGGTGGTGTTGTCGGCGGAAACGCTGGACAGTGCACTGTCCGCGCTCGCCGAGCGCCCCGGCGTGCGCGAAGCCGCGGTATTGTCCACCTGCAACCGCACCGAGATCTACGCGGTCCTGGCGCCTGAGGCCACTCCGGCCATCCTGCATCGCTGGCTGGCCCAGCAACAGGATCTGGACCCGGACTGGCTCGATCCGTATCTGTACACGCTCGAGGGCCGGGATGCCGTTGTCCATCTCCTGCGGGTGGCCGCGGGCCTGGACTCGCTGGTGCTGGGCGAACCGCAGATCCTCGGCCAGGCCAAACTGGCCTATCACTCGGCCGCCGGCGCCGGACTCCTGGGCCAGATCCTGGACCGGCTTTTCCAGCATGCGTTTTCGCTGGCGAAGCGCGTGCGCACCGAGACGGCGATCGGCGCCCATCCGGTGTCGGTGGCGTTTGCCGCGGTCACCCTGGCCCGTCAGATCTTCGATCGACTGGATCGCCGGCGCGCGCTGCTGATCGGCGCCGGGGAGATGATCGAACTCACCGCCCGGCACTTCCGCGAGCAGGGCATGGGTGAGCTGGTCATCGCCAACCGTAGCCGCGAACGGGCCGAGTCACTGGCAAGCACCTGTGGCGGCAGCGCGCTGGGACTGGACGAGCTTGAGGCGTTCCTGCCCCGTGCCGACATCATCATCTCCTGCACGGCCAGCCCCGAGCCGGTCCTCCACTACGATCAGGTCCGCGCAAGCCTGCGCCAGCGCCGCCATGAGCCGGTGTTCATGGTCGATCTGGCAGTGCCGCGGGATATCGAGACCCGCATCGACCAGCTCGAGGATGTCTACCTGTACACTGTCGATGACCTGCGCGATGTCATCGACCGCAATCAGCGCAACCGCGCGGCGGCCGCCACCGAGGCGGAGGCCCTGGTCCAGGAGCAGGCCGACCGGTTCATGGACTGGGTGCGCACCCTCGATGCGGTCAGCGCCATCCGACGCTTTCGGCGCCACGGCGAGCGACAGCGCGAGTATGCCCTCGAGCAGGCACGCCGCGAGATCAGCGCCGGCCAGCCCCCGGAACAGGTGCTGGAGGCACTGGCGCACCGACTGACCCGCAAACTCCTGCATCTGCCCACGCTGGGCCTGCGTGAGGCGGCCCGCAGTGGCGATCCGGAAACCATCCGGCAGAGTCGTCGCATGCTGGGCATCGACGAAAGCCGGGACGACGACGAATGAACGACAACCTGCGCCGCAAGCTCCAGAGCCTTCTGGAGCGCCATGAAGAGATCGAGCAGTTGCTCGCCGACCCCGAGGTGATCGGCGACAACCGCGAGTTCACCCGCCTCTCGCAGGAGTACTCGCGACTCGAACCGCTGGCGGCCACGCTGACGGCGTTCGAATCGGCGGAAACCGATCTGGCCCACGCCGAGGAGCTGGCCGAGGACGGCGACGAGGCGATGCGGGCGCTGGCCGAAGAGGAAATTGCCACCGCCCGTCGCCGTCTCGAGTCGCTTGAGCGGGATCTGACGCTGCTGATGATCCCCGAAGATCCCAACGACACCCGCAACACCTTCGTCGAGATCCGTGCCGGAACCGGCGGGGACGAGGCCGCGCTTTTCGCCGGCGATCTGCTGCGGATGTATCTACGCTACGCCGAACAGCAGGGCTGGCGGACCGAGCTGCTCAGTGAAAGCCCCGGCGAACAGGGCGGCTACCGCGAAGTGGTGGCGCGCATCGCCGGCGATCGGGTCTACTCAAGGCTCAAGTTCGAATCCGGCGCTCACCGGGTCCAGCGCGTGCCCGCCACCGAGTCCCAGGGCCGCATCCACACCTCGGCCTGCACGGTCGCCATCCTGCCCGAAGCCGGGGAAATTGATGAAATCGAGATCAACCCCGCGGATCTTCGCGTGGACACCTTCCGGGCCTCCGGCGCCGGAGGGCAGCACGTCAACAAGACGGACTCGGCCGTGCGCATGACGCATCTGCCCAGTGGCGTGGTCGTGGAATGCCAGGAGGAACGCTCTCAGCACAAAAACCGGGCCAGGGCCCTGTCCCTGCTGCAGGCGAGATTGATGGACCAGCAGCGGGATGCGGCGGTGGCCGAGCGGACCGAGACCCGACGCCAGCTGGTGGGCACCGGTGATCGATCCGATCGCATCCGTACCTACAACTTCCCGCAGGGCCGGGTCACCGACCATCGGATCAATCTGACCCTGTACAAGCTGGAGTCGATCCTCGCCGGCCATCTTGAATCAGTGATCGACCCGCTGATCAACGAGCACCAGGCCGACCAGCTCGCCGAGCTGTCGGCCGAACAGTAAACCCGGCGTCGCGGCTCAGGCGACGCGCTGTTTCTCGCGGATCTCCTCGAGCGTCTTGCAGTCGACGCACAGCGTGGCGGTCGGCCGGGCCTCAAGCCGGCGGATGCCGATCTCGACACCGCATTCATCGCAGTACCCGTAGTCGTCCTTGCGGATCCGCTCCAGGGTCTTGTCGATCTTGCGGATCAGCTTGCGCTCGCGATCACGGGTGCGCAGCTCGAGGGCGAATTCCTCTTCCTGGGTCGCCCGGTCGGCCGGATCGGCGTAATGA containing:
- the ispE gene encoding 4-(cytidine 5'-diphospho)-2-C-methyl-D-erythritol kinase, producing the protein MSQRSTGWPAPAKINRFLHITGRRPDGYHALQTLFQFIEPCDGLDFTLTDGPEITRDGGVAGLPAADDLVVRAARALQARTGCRAGVHIHVDKRIAAGAGLGGGSSDAATTLVALNALWGCGLSGTALEAIGLELGADVPVFVRGRAAWAEGVGERLTVVEADRPWLVVVDPRVEVSTAAVFGDPKLTRHTERITIPAFKTMALRNDCEATVRRLYPPVASAIDALSEYGPSRLTGTGGCLFACFDDRDAAERARRGVDDRGTVWVTRVANHSPLLDRLAMQQASSNGA
- the lolB gene encoding lipoprotein insertase outer membrane protein LolB; this translates as MNRWRRFAGLAAALTLGVLLAGCAVRPPAPEVSDDSVRLADWTPPAAPDAWQLNGRTSLQLGEQGATAALTWRQDQAAYRIDLRGALGAGSLRITGDADGVTVRTADGGRYRAESPRELVRAVTGYDLPVGFLRYWVTGQPVPWLEGRVTLDPAGRPGVIRQGGWRVSYEAFESVGGFSLPGRVAVTRAETSVRMVVRHWSPGG
- a CDS encoding tetratricopeptide repeat protein translates to MKRFATRHWRQARWRRGLGGFLAVALMVACAPVKDDGRAAVDPVEASPLTGVMAAELAAARGDVERASRLYDAVGGRLGDADAVERGARLALLADDLAAARRLSARWIELAPDSRDALRLQGLVRLRNDDVEGAAARLLESLPDDPGERDVALDGLARRLSDRALPAQSLQVMAAIADALPQSRAARLALARVAIAREAPRIALEAVDQALDRQPDLRSARLLRADALLALDRPDAAFAIFAELLEASPDNASLRFEYARALLEREREAAALEEFRQLVEAGATQPRMLNAAIVLALRSGADELALTALRRLRAGAGSATRRSLLLEGRLLRRLGRTGESLEVYNRALEGRSADAELRYARAMARIATDDLAGAETDLRRIIRDDPAHAEALNALGYTLVDQTPRIDEGAALIEEAYRIRPESAAIIDSMGWAEYRQGRPAAALEYLRRAHEMTDGAPEIAAHLGEVLWVLGRRDEARAIWRAAASGHSDHPVLEETMERLN
- the hemA gene encoding glutamyl-tRNA reductase; translation: MPVVTLGLNHESAPLAVREQVVLSAETLDSALSALAERPGVREAAVLSTCNRTEIYAVLAPEATPAILHRWLAQQQDLDPDWLDPYLYTLEGRDAVVHLLRVAAGLDSLVLGEPQILGQAKLAYHSAAGAGLLGQILDRLFQHAFSLAKRVRTETAIGAHPVSVAFAAVTLARQIFDRLDRRRALLIGAGEMIELTARHFREQGMGELVIANRSRERAESLASTCGGSALGLDELEAFLPRADIIISCTASPEPVLHYDQVRASLRQRRHEPVFMVDLAVPRDIETRIDQLEDVYLYTVDDLRDVIDRNQRNRAAAATEAEALVQEQADRFMDWVRTLDAVSAIRRFRRHGERQREYALEQARREISAGQPPEQVLEALAHRLTRKLLHLPTLGLREAARSGDPETIRQSRRMLGIDESRDDDE
- the prfA gene encoding peptide chain release factor 1, producing the protein MNDNLRRKLQSLLERHEEIEQLLADPEVIGDNREFTRLSQEYSRLEPLAATLTAFESAETDLAHAEELAEDGDEAMRALAEEEIATARRRLESLERDLTLLMIPEDPNDTRNTFVEIRAGTGGDEAALFAGDLLRMYLRYAEQQGWRTELLSESPGEQGGYREVVARIAGDRVYSRLKFESGAHRVQRVPATESQGRIHTSACTVAILPEAGEIDEIEINPADLRVDTFRASGAGGQHVNKTDSAVRMTHLPSGVVVECQEERSQHKNRARALSLLQARLMDQQRDAAVAERTETRRQLVGTGDRSDRIRTYNFPQGRVTDHRINLTLYKLESILAGHLESVIDPLINEHQADQLAELSAEQ
- the dksA gene encoding RNA polymerase-binding protein DksA, which encodes MTDNASLPVRGIEPYQPADDEAYMSEAQLAHFEAILGAWKQQLQEEVERTVSHMRDDANHYADPADRATQEEEFALELRTRDRERKLIRKIDKTLERIRKDDYGYCDECGVEIGIRRLEARPTATLCVDCKTLEEIREKQRVA